A single region of the Brassica rapa cultivar Chiifu-401-42 chromosome A03, CAAS_Brap_v3.01, whole genome shotgun sequence genome encodes:
- the LOC103859098 gene encoding E3 ubiquitin-protein ligase RFI2: MGLGNKVNKFNFGDNDHLPDEGGGGEEGDGFGSVACSICLDTVAKDGDRAWANLQCGHQFHLDCIGSAFNAKGVMQCPNCRKVEKGQWLYANGCRSHPEFNVEDWVHEEEIYDIGSYPEMAFGVHWCPFGSSARLPSFEDGDFSPSSYHDLLNQQGYFTEPPAPTAAGHPCPYVTYIGPVHSSSSSSAGAAGVSDSPSFTSHWNTGSSAEVPTPYGFPHYHGWEYHSPPPTPPQHFSPSGPHVGSPTHPTPPPASARTSRANGSDVIRPRMPQFMRPSYHGHSSSGRAGSSVASVPRTPPFPGSNVRTRDRTQALQAYYQQSTAQQHQPDSPIVSRGPVFPSGRRPSRGSASSSSDQAGGGSGFLRFNIWEREPYMQPQQAYQVNQMDREPSIWASSFNEGGGSFHQRHGGGGPS; the protein is encoded by the exons ATGGGTTTAGGCAATAAGGTAAACAAATTCAATTTCGGAGATAACGATCATCTCCCCGACGAAGGAGGTGGCGGCGAAGAAGGAGATGGTTTCGGCTCGGTTGCGTGTTCGATTTGTCTCGATACCGTCGCTAAAGACGGCGATCGAGCCTGGGCTAATCTCCAATGTGGTCACCAGTTCCATCTCG ATTGTATTGGGTCAGCTTTCAATGCAAAGGGGGTGATGCAGTGCCCAAACTGTAGGAAAGTAGAGAAAGGCCAGTGGCTTTACGCAAACGGTTGCCGCTCACACCCTGAGTTCAATGTCGAGGATTGGGTTCATGAAGAGGAGATTTATGATATCGGAAGCTACCCTGAAATG GCTTTTGGAGTTCACTGGTGCCCATTTGGAAGCTCAGCGCGTCTTCCCTCATTCGA GGATGGAGACTTTTCGCCGAGTTCAT ATCATGATCTCTTGAACCAGCAAGGCTACTTCACAGAACCACCAGCTCCAACAGCAGCGGGTCACCCATGTCCGTACGTAACCTACATTGGCCCGGTTCATTCCTCTTCCTCAAGCTCTGCCGGCGCTGCAGGCGTTTCAGACAGTCCAAGCTTCACTAGCCATTGGAACACCGGCTCATCGGCTGAAGTCCCAACTCCTTATGGCTTCCCTCACTATCACGGCTGGGAGTATCACTCCCCTCCACCCACACCGCCACAGCACTTCTCTCCTTCTGGCCCTCACGTGGGGAGTCCAACTCACCCCACGCCTCCCCCAGCTTCTGCAAGAACTTCCCGAGCCAATGGCTCGGATGTTATCAGACCAAGAATGCCTCAGTTCATGCGTCCATCATATCATGGTCACAG TTCAAGTGGTAGAGCGGGGAGCTCGGTGGCGTCTGTTCCGAGAACACCGCCTTTTCCAGGAAGCAACGTTCGGACCAGAGACAGAACACAAGCTCTTCAAGCGTATTACCAACAGTCTACTGCACAGCAACACCAACCAGATTCGCCTATAGTCTCTCGTGGGCCTGTGTTCCCCTCTGGACGGAGGCCCAGTAGAGGAtcagcttcttcatcttcagaTCAGGCTGGAGGAGGGAGCGGGTTTCTCCGGTTTAACATATGGGAGAGAGAGCCTTATATGCAACCGCAACAAGCCTACCAAGTTAACCAGATGGATAGAGAACCATCCATTTGGGCGTCTTCTTTCAACGAAGGAGGAGGGAGCTTCCATCAGAGGCATGGCGGTGGAGGACCATCGTGA
- the LOC103859096 gene encoding F-actin-capping protein subunit alpha isoform X2 — MADEEDELQETELSYDQKKEIAKWFLLNAPAGEINYVAKDLKEVLSDEEVYNEAAMEAFPVYNKSHMICLEMPSRAGDVIISSYSEITENEYLDPRTAQVAIVDHVKQICTKVRPAYDEELPSSYIEEFRSALDAEIQRYVSESYPKGVSTVNCVKGKYADGPGTDFELVVIITARKLSPQNFCNGSWRSVWNIDFQDESQVLDIKGKVQVGAHYFEEGNVELDAKKEFQDSTIFQSADDCAIAIANIIRHHETEYLGALEDLRRKLPVTRTLFPWQNTLQFSLTREVEKELGLGK; from the exons ATGGCGGACGAAGAAGACGAGTTACAGGAGACGGAACTAAGCTACGATCAGAAGAAGGAAATCGCGAAATGGTTTCTCCTCAACGCTCCCGCTGGCGAAATCAATTACGTCGCCAAAG ATTTGAAGGAGGTTTTGAGCGATGAGGAAGTGTACAACGAGGCGGCCATGGAGGCGTTTCCAGTGTACAACAAGTCTCACATGATTTGCCTTGAAATGCCCAGTAGGGCTGGTGAT GTGATTATTTCATCTTATAGTGAAATTACTGAGAATGAGTACCTTGATCCAAGAACTGCCCAGGTTGCCATAGTTGATCACGTTAAACAG ATTTGTACAAAAGTACGTCCTGCTTATGATGAAGAACTTCCATCTTCCTATATTGAGGAGTTCAG ATCTGCTCTTGATGCTGAAATCCAGCGATACGTTAGTGAGTCTTACCCGAAAGGTGTGTCTACCGTTAATTGTGTGAAGGGGAAATATGCTGATGGACCAGGGACGGACTTTGAGCTCGTAGTTATAATTACTGCCAGGAAACTCAGTCCCCAGAACTTCTG TAATGGAAGCTGGAGATCTGTATGGAACATTGATTTCCAGGATGAATCGCAGGTGCTTGACATAAAAGGGAAAGTGCAG GTAGGAGCACATTATTTCGAAGAGGGGAATGTAGAGTTAGATGCAAAGAAAGAGTTCCAGGATTCGACAATATTTCAG TCTGCTGATGACTGCGCGATTGCCATAGCCAATATCATAAGACACCATGAAACAGAGTATCTTGGAGCTCTAGAG GATCTGAGGAGGAAACTACCAGTGACAAGAACTCTGTTCCCATGGCAGAACACTTTACAGTTCAGCCTAACCAGAGAGGTGGAGAAAGAACTTGGACTTGGCAAGTGA
- the LOC103859103 gene encoding probable pectinesterase/pectinesterase inhibitor 21: protein MSYGYDDDSKRKRRYVIISISSVLLISMVVAVTVGVSLNKNEGNGDSDAQITSSVKAVKDVCAPTDFKKTCEDSLNKNGNNTTDPVELVKTAFSATMKQITAAAKKSQTMMELQKDPRTKMALDQCKELMDYALGELSNSFEELGKFEFHLLDEALINLRIWLSAAISHEETCLEGFEGTQGNAGETMKKALKTAIELTRNGLAIISEMSNFVGQMGIPEFSSRRLLSQEIPSWVDQRGRRLLQAAAAYSDAKPDIVVAQDGSGQYKTINEALKFVPKKKNTTFVVYIKAGIYQEYVQINKSMTHLVFLGDGPEKTIISGSKNYKDGITTYRTQTVAIIGDSFIAKNIGFVNTAGPAKFQAVAVRVQSDESIFFNCRFDGYQDTLYAHSHRQFYRDCTISGTIDFLFGDAAAVFQNCTLLVRKPLPNQACPITAHGRSDAREATGFVFQGCTIAGEPDYLAVKATSKAYLGRPWREFSRTIIMNSFLPDFVQPQGWMPWMGNFGLDTLFYSEAQNTGPGAGLANRVTWAGIKKLSNEEILKFTPDQFIQGGIWVPGKGVPYTPGLLAANPNAATTAPSGSAASGTPSVTDTSGAGSVSPSAAPVSQVATPVSPAVAPVSPAAAPEGSLKMASTETNGAGSVSPAAAPQGSIRMASGASSVSPAAAPEGSIRMASMERPGAGSVSPVAAPESSIRMASMERPGAGSVSPAATPEGSIKMASSVTSGAAAPVYPPPPPFYPDIALSN, encoded by the exons atGTCGTACGGGTACGATGATGATTCCAAGAGGAAGAGAAGGTATGTCATCATCTCAATCTCCTCTGTTCTTCTCATCTCCATGGTGGTGGCCGTTACCGTCGGTGTCAGCCTCAACAAGAACGAAGGCAACGGTGACTCTGACGCGCAGATAACGTCTTCCGTCAAAGCCGTTAAGGACGTATGTGCACCAACGGATTTCAAAAAGACATGTGAAGACAGTTTAAACAAAAATGGTAACAACACGACCGACCCGGTCGAGTTGGTTAAGACAGCGTTCAGCGCGACGATGAAGCAGATCACGGCCGCTGCCAAGAAGTCGCAGACCATGATGGAGCTTCAGAAGGATCCAAGGACCAAGATGGCTCTTGATCAGTGCAAGGAGCTGATGGATTACGCGTTGGGAGAGCTTAGCAACTCTTTCGAGGAGCTCGGTAAGTTTGAGTTCCATTTACTCGACGAGGCTTTGATCAACCTAAGGATCTGGCTCAGCGCGGCGATCAGCCACGAGGAGACTTGCCTCGAAGGGTTCGAAGGGACGCAAGGGAATGCTGGGGAGACCATGAAGAAAGCGTTGAAAACCGCTATCGAGTTGACACGCAACGGGCTAGCAATCATCAGCGAAATGTCGAATTTCGTGGGACAAATGGGGATTCCTGAGTTCAGCAGCCGCAGGCTGCTGTCCCAGGAAATCCCCTCGTGGGTGGACCAGCGAGGGCGTAGGCTCTTGCAGGCTGCTGCTGCGTATTCCGATGCTAAGCCTGATATAGTGGTGGCTCAGGACGGGAGCGGTCAGTATAAAACAATCAATGAGGCTTTGAAGTTCGTcccaaagaagaagaacacgACCTTCGTGGTTTACATTAAGGCTGGTATCTACCAGGAGTACGTTCAGATCAACAAGAGCATGACTCATCTCGTGTTCCTCGGTGATGGTCCGGAGAAAACCATCATATCCGGTAGCAAGAATTACAAGGACGGTATCACTACCTACCGTACCCAAACTGTTG CCATCATTGGAGACTCCTTCATTGCCAAGAACATCGGGTTCGTTAACACTGCTGGTCCAGCCAAATTCCAAGCTGTTGCGGTTAGGGTTCAATCAGACGAGTCCATCTTTTTCAACTGTAGATTCGACGGCTACCAAGACACCCTCTACGCCCACTCTCACCGTCAGTTCTACCGTGATTGCACCATCTCAGGCACTATTGATTTCCTCTTTGGAGACGCGGCTGCCGTGTTCCAGAACTGTACTTTGTTGGTGAGGAAGCCGCTTCCGAACCAGGCGTGCCCCATCACAGCCCACGGTCGTAGCGACGCGAGGGAAGCAACTGGATTTGTGTTCCAAGGTTGTACTATTGCCGGCGAGCCGGATTACTTGGCGGTCAAGGCAACTAGCAAAGCCTATCTTGGTAGGCCGTGGAGAGAGTTTTCGAGGACAATTATCATGAACAGTTTCCTCCCGGATTTCGTCCAGCCTCAAGGATGGATGCCGTGGATGGGGAACTTTGGGCTTGACACGTTGTTCTACTCTGAGGCTCAGAACACAGGACCGGGAGCAGGGCTTGCAAACCGGGTTACTTGGGCAGGAATCAAGAAGTTGAGTAACGAGGAGATTCTCAAGTTCACACCGGATCAGTTCATCCAAGGTGGCATTTGGGTTCCCGGCAAAGGTGTTCCGTACACTCCTGGCCTCTTGGCTGCCAACCCTAACGCTGCAACCACCGCCCCAAGCGGCTCAGCTGCTTCAGGTACCCCCTCCGTCACGGACACAAGTGGTGCTGGCTCGGTTTCTCCATCAGCTGCCCCTGTTTCTCAAGTAGCTACCCCGGTTTCTCCAGCAGTTGCCCCAGTTTCTCCAGCAGCTGCCCCGGAAGGTTCACTAAAGATGGCTTCAACAGAGACAAATGGTGCTGGTTCGGTTTCTCCAGCAGCTGCCCCACAAGGTTCTATCAGGATGGCAAGTGGTGCTAGTTCGGTTTCTCCAGCAGCTGCCCCGGAAGGTTCTATCAGGATGGCTTCTATGGAGAGACCTGGTGCAGGCTCAGTTTCTCCAGTAGCTGCTCCGGAAAGTTCTATCAGGATGGCTTCTATGGAGAGACCTGGTGCTGGCTCAGTGTCTCCAGCAGCTACCCCAGAAGGTTCTATCAAGATGGCTTCATCGGTGACAAGTGGTGCTGCTGCCCCGGTTTATCCACCACCTCCCCCATTTTATCCTGACATTGCATTGTCTAACTAA
- the LOC103859096 gene encoding F-actin-capping protein subunit alpha isoform X1: protein MADEEDELQETELSYDQKKEIAKWFLLNAPAGEINYVAKDLKEVLSDEEVYNEAAMEAFPVYNKSHMICLEMPSRAGDVIISSYSEITENEYLDPRTAQVAIVDHVKQICTKVRPAYDEELPSSYIEEFRSALDAEIQRYVSESYPKGVSTVNCVKGKYADGPGTDFELVVIITARKLSPQNFCNGSWRSVWNIDFQDESQVLDIKGKVQVGAHYFEEGNVELDAKKEFQDSTIFQSADDCAIAIANIIRHHETEYLGALEVAYSKLPDNTFKDLRRKLPVTRTLFPWQNTLQFSLTREVEKELGLGK from the exons ATGGCGGACGAAGAAGACGAGTTACAGGAGACGGAACTAAGCTACGATCAGAAGAAGGAAATCGCGAAATGGTTTCTCCTCAACGCTCCCGCTGGCGAAATCAATTACGTCGCCAAAG ATTTGAAGGAGGTTTTGAGCGATGAGGAAGTGTACAACGAGGCGGCCATGGAGGCGTTTCCAGTGTACAACAAGTCTCACATGATTTGCCTTGAAATGCCCAGTAGGGCTGGTGAT GTGATTATTTCATCTTATAGTGAAATTACTGAGAATGAGTACCTTGATCCAAGAACTGCCCAGGTTGCCATAGTTGATCACGTTAAACAG ATTTGTACAAAAGTACGTCCTGCTTATGATGAAGAACTTCCATCTTCCTATATTGAGGAGTTCAG ATCTGCTCTTGATGCTGAAATCCAGCGATACGTTAGTGAGTCTTACCCGAAAGGTGTGTCTACCGTTAATTGTGTGAAGGGGAAATATGCTGATGGACCAGGGACGGACTTTGAGCTCGTAGTTATAATTACTGCCAGGAAACTCAGTCCCCAGAACTTCTG TAATGGAAGCTGGAGATCTGTATGGAACATTGATTTCCAGGATGAATCGCAGGTGCTTGACATAAAAGGGAAAGTGCAG GTAGGAGCACATTATTTCGAAGAGGGGAATGTAGAGTTAGATGCAAAGAAAGAGTTCCAGGATTCGACAATATTTCAG TCTGCTGATGACTGCGCGATTGCCATAGCCAATATCATAAGACACCATGAAACAGAGTATCTTGGAGCTCTAGAG GTAGCATATTCTAAATTACCGGATAACACTTTCAAG GATCTGAGGAGGAAACTACCAGTGACAAGAACTCTGTTCCCATGGCAGAACACTTTACAGTTCAGCCTAACCAGAGAGGTGGAGAAAGAACTTGGACTTGGCAAGTGA
- the LOC103859100 gene encoding 60S ribosomal protein L22-2, with translation MSRGGAAVAKGKKKGVSFSIDCSKPVDDKIMEIASLEKFLQERIKVGGKAGALGDSVTITREKNKITVTSDGQFSKRYLKYLTKKYLKKHNVRDWLRVIAANKDRNLYELRYFNIAENEGEEED, from the exons ATGAGTCGTGGAGGTGCAGCCGTTGCCAAGGGAAAGAAGAAGGGAGTGTCCTTCTCCATTGACTGCTCCAAGCCTGTCGATGACAAGATCATGGAGATTGCTTCCCTCGAGAAGTTCCTTCAGGAGAGGATCAAAGTCGGTGGCAAAGCCGGTGCGCTCGGTGATTCCGTCACAATCACACGTGAGAAGAACAAGATCACTGTTACCTCCGATGGTCAATTCTCCAAGAG GTATTTGAAGTACTTGACGAAGAAGTACTTGAAGAAGCACAATGTGAGGGATTGGCTTAGAGTGATTGCGGCTAACAAGGACCGTAACCTCTATGAGTTGAGGTACTTCAACATTGCTGAGAACGagggagaggaagaagactag
- the LOC103859097 gene encoding 26S proteasome regulatory subunit 6A homolog — MATPMVEDTSSFEEDQLASMSTEDIIRATRLLDNEIRILKEDAQRTNLECDSYKEKIKENQEKIKLNKQLPYLVGNIVEILEMNPEDDAEEDGANIDLDSQRKGKCVVLKTSTRQTIFLPVVGLVDPDSLKPGDLVGVNKDSYLILDTLPSEYDSRVKAMEVDEKPTEDYNDIGGLEKQIQELVEAIVLPMTHKERFEKLGVRPPKGVLLYGPPGTGKTLMARACAAQTNATFLKLAGPQLVQMFIGDGAKLVRDAFQLAKEKAPCIIFIDEIDAIGTKRFDSEVSGDREVQRTMLELLNQLDGFSSDERIKVIAATNRADILDPALMRSGRLDRKIEFPHPTEEARARILQIHSRKMNVHPDVNFEELARSTDDFNGAQLKAVCVEAGMLALRRDATEVNHEDFNEGIIQVQAKKKASLNYYA, encoded by the exons ATGGCAACCCCCATGGTAGAAGACACGTCAAGCTTCGAAGAGGATCAGCTTGCATCCATGTCCACCGAAGACATCATCAGAGCTACTCGCCTCCTCGACAACGAGATTCGAATCCTCAAG GAAGACGCACAAAGAACGAATCTTGAGTGTGATTCTTACAAGGAGAAGATAAAGGAGAATCAGGAGAAGATTAAACTCAACAAGCAGCTTCCTTACTTGGTTGGCAACATTGTTGAG ATCTTGGAGATGAATCCGGAAGATGATGCTGAGGAAGACGGTGCTAATATTGATCTTGACTCTCAACGCAAGGGGAAGTGCGTTGTGTTGAAAACCTCTACACGACAG ACTATCTTTCTACCAGTTGTTGGCCTCGTGGACCCTGATAGCTTGAAGCCTGGGGACTTGGTTGGAGTTAATAAAGACAGTTACTTGATTTTGGATACCTTGCCGTCTGAGTATGACTCTAGAGTTAAAGCCATGGAGGTCGATGAGAAACCTACCGAAGATTACAATGACATTGGAGGACTGGAGAAGCAG ATCCAAGAGCTTGTAGAGGCTATTGTGCTCCCCATGACGCACAAGGAGCGTTTCGAGAAGCTTGGTGTACGTCCACCGAAGGGAGTGCTCCTGTATGGTCCTCCAGGGACTGGTAAAACTCTAATGGCTCGTGCTTGTGCAGCACAGACCAATGCCACCTTCCTCAAATTGGCAGGCCCTCAATTGGTCCAG ATGTTTATTGGAGACGGAGCAAAACTTGTCCGTGATGCTTTTCAACTAGCAAAAGAGAAAGCTCCATgcatcatcttcattgatgaaaTCGATGCAATTGGTACAAAGCGTTTTGACAG TGAAGTAAGTGGAGACAGGGAAGTGCAGAGGACTATGTTGGAGCTGCTCAATCAGCTTGATGGATTCAGTAGCGATGAGCGTATTAAG GTGATTGCAGCAACTAACCGTGCAGATATTCTGGATCCAGCACTCATGCGTTCTGGTCGACTAGACAGGAAGATTGAGTTCCCACATCCAACAGAAGAAGCAAGAGCCAGAATCTTGCAG ATTCACTCGAGGAAGATGAATGTTCACCCAGACGTCAACTTTGAGGAGCTTGCAAGATCGACAGATGATTTCAATGGAGCTCAGCTGAAAGCAGTTTGTGTAGAGGCTGGCATGTTAGCTCTTCGTCGTGATGCCACAGAG GTGAACCATGAGGACTTCAATGAAGGTATCATCCAAGTCCAGGCCAAGAAGAAAGCAAGCTTGAACTACTACgcttaa
- the LOC103859101 gene encoding serine/threonine-protein phosphatase PP1 isozyme 9, with protein MTTTMEAVMEISTVDDIIRRLLEGKGGKQVQLSEIEIRQLCVNARQIFLSQPNLLDLHAPIRICGDIHGQYQDLLRLFEYGGYPPSAHYLFLGDYVDRGKQSLETICLLLAYKIRYPSKIFLLRGNHEDAKINRIYGFYDECKRRFNVRLWKIFTDCFNCLPVAALIDGKILCMHGGLSPELENLEQIREIERPTEIPDNGLLCDLLWSDPDQKSEGWSDSDRGISCTFGADVVAEFLDKNDLDLICRGHQVVEDGYEFFAKRRLVTIFSAPNYGGEFDNAGALLSVDQSLVCSFEILKPAPASSGIPLKKVPKMGKS; from the exons atgaCGACGACAATGGAAGCTGTGATGGAGATAAGTACGGTGGATGATATCATAAGAAGACTATTAGAAGGCAAAGGAGGCAAACAGGTTCAGCTCTCCGAGATCGAGATCCGTCAACTTTGCGTTAACGCTAGACAAATCTTCCTCTCTCAGCCTAATCTCCTCGACCTCCATGCTCCCATTCGCATCTgcg GTGATATTCATGGACAATACCAAGACCTTCTTCGTCTATTCGAATACGGAGGCTACCCTCCTTCAGCACACTACCTCTTCCTAGGAGACTACGTCGACAGAGGCAAGCAAAGCCTCGAAACAATCTGCCTCCTCTTGGCCTACAAGATCCGTTACCCGTCCAAGATCTTTCTCCTGAGAGGCAACCATGAAGACGCCAAGATCAACAGGATCTACGGCTTCTACGACGAATGCAAAAGGAGATTCAACGTCAGGCTATGGAAGATATTCACCGACTGCTTCAACTGTTTGCCTGTAGCTGCTCTCATTGACGGCAAGATCTTGTGTATGCACGGGGGGCTGTCGCCGGAGCTGGAGAATTTGGAGCAGATTAGGGAGATTGAGAGGCCTACTGAGATTCCGGACAATGGTCTTCTTTGTGATTTGCTTTGGTCGGATCCTGATCAGAAGAGTGAAGGATGGTCTGATAGTGATAGAGGTATTTCTTGCACGTTTGGTGCTGATGTGGTTGCTGAGTTCTTGGATAAGAATGATCTTGATCTCATTTGCCGTGGCCATCAG GTAGTGGAAGATGGGTATGAGTTTTTTGCTAAAAGGAGATTAGTTACTATATTCTCTGCTCCAAACTATGGTGGAGAGTTTGACAATGCAGGTGCATTGTTGAGTGTGGACCAGTCTCTTGTTTGCTCTTTTGAGATTCTGAAACCTGCTCCAGCTTCAAGCGGTATTCCTCTCAAGAAG GTACCAAAAATGGGAAAGTCTTAG
- the LOC103859104 gene encoding TPR repeat-containing thioredoxin TTL1, producing MALTHIVNPIIYSSPTIPRRFAAISPLKTLNPQFSRHTPQHAHALSRRLFLPSVSSIWDAITGGGDSNPREAIAAIRNGMQLFRQGDVSGSVTEFDKAIVLDSRQKAYLWQRGLSLYYMDRFEEGAKQFRLDVAQNPNDTEESIWCFLCEARLHGVDVARKQFLEVGRDSRPVMREAYNLFKNGGDPEKLVNDFLSGQASEVFYASLYAGLYYEAEGKSEKAKFHITAACGSPYGQRSDDYMASLAKVHRLCRNWSSGLV from the exons ATGGCACTAACCCATATCGTGAATCCCATCATATACTCTTCTCCCACTATCCCCCGGCGCTTCGCGGCGATCTCGCCacttaaaaccctaaacccccaaTTTTCCCGCCACACACCTCAACACGCCCACGCACTCTCTCGCAGACTCTTCCTCCCTTCTGTCTCCTCGATTTGGGATGCTATAACTGGAGGCGGAGATTCGAATCCTCGTGAAGCCATCGCAGCGATTCGAAACGGAATGCAACTCTTCAGACAG GGTGATGTTTCTGGATCGGTGACAGAGTTCGATAAAGCTATTGTGTTGGATTCCCGACAAAAGGCAT ATCTTTGGCAACGTGGGCTTTCTCTTTACTATATGGATAG GTTTGAAGAAGGAGCAAAACAGTTCAGGTTAGATGTTGCTCAGAACCCAAATGACACTGAGGAATCGATTTGGTGCTTTCTCTGCGAAGCTCGGCTCCACGGTGTTGATGTTGCACGAAAACAATTTCTTGAG GTTGGTAGAGATTCTCGGCCTGTGATGAGGGAAGCTTATAACCTATTCAAGAACGGTGGTGATCCTGAAAAG TTGGTTAATGACTTCTTGAGTGGTCAAGCAAGTGAAGTTTTCTACGCTTCATTATATGCAGGGCTCTACTATGAAGCCGAG GGTAAATCAGAAAAGGCAAAGTTTCACATAACAGCGGCTTGTGGATCTCCATATGGGCAGAG GTCTGATGATTACATGGCTTCACTTGCTAAAGTTCACCGCCTTTGTAGAAACTGGAGCTCCGGTTTAGTTTGA
- the LOC103859102 gene encoding 60S ribosomal protein L18-2: protein MGIDLIAGGKSKKTKRTAPKSDDVYLKLTVKLYRFLVRRTQSKFNAVILKRLFMSKVNKAPLSLSRLVEFMTGKEDKIAVLVGTITDDLRVHEIPAIKVTALRFTERARARIEKAGGECLTFDQLALRAPLGQNTVLLRGPKNSREAVKHFGPAPGVPHSHSKPYVRSKGRKFEKARGKRKSRGFKV from the exons ATG GGTATCGATTTGATCGCTGGAGGTAAGAGCAAGAAGACCAAAAGGACAGCTCCCAAGTCCGATGATGTCTACCTCAAGCTCACTGTCAAG CTTTACAGGTTTCTGGTGAGGAGAACTCAGAGCAAGTTCAATGCAGTGATCCTAAAGAGGCTTTTCATGAGCAAAGTCAACAAAGCTCCTCTTTCTCTATCTAGGCTCGTCGAGTTCATGACTGGCAAG GAAGATAAGATTGCTGTTTTGGTTGGAACCATCACCGATGATTTGAGAGTACACGAGATTCCAGCTATCAAAGTCACTGCCTTGAGGTTCACGGAAAGAGCCAGAGCTCGTATTGAGAAAGCTGGTGGTGAATGCTTGACCTTTGACCAGCTTGCTCTCAGAGCTCCTTTGGGACAGAACACG GTTCTTCTTAGAGGACCTAAGAACTCACGTGAGGCTGTGAAGCACTTTGGTCCCGCTCCTGGTGTGCCACACAGTCACTCGAAGCCATATGTTCGGTCCAAGGGAAGGAAGTTCGAGAAGGCCAGAGGAAAGAGGAAGAGCCGTGGTTTCAAGGTTTAA